In Drosophila teissieri strain GT53w chromosome 2R, Prin_Dtei_1.1, whole genome shotgun sequence, the following proteins share a genomic window:
- the LOC122615331 gene encoding uncharacterized protein LOC122615331, translating to MFSRFFRGSSTTQIMCLVRGGGCMSNPTQLQAHRHLSHLTGSRLRWKVAVMQLLSGLRHRYCLWRLRRLLGVAFDEGGFQEGTRQAAVTMIEAVRQADWPCIRSCCTERGSADIYGMSQMRSPYWSLVRFQREHLRHALPLRVVRRWIDGRYYVLVDMLFVGLRNLLDLGTEQEKEQMLQRIQSVLVDSRIDDQFDANNCRLAIAELVLTFSKELGHTQLDAPDPRDVEGEDQESGWLVDSYKVHRFKLISFSPKTLNLRVIDFLKPVQPK from the coding sequence ATGTTTTCGAGGTTTTTCCGTGGTTCGTCCACCACCCAAATTATGTGTTTAGTGCGGGGTGGCGGCTGTATGTCAAACCCAACCCAACTTCAGGCACACCGCCACCTAAGTCACTTAACAGGGAGTCGGCTGCGCTGGAAAGTCGCCGTGATGCAGTTGCTCAGTGGCCTGCGGCATCGATACTGCCTGTGGCGCCTGCGCCGCCTGCTGGGCGTGGCCTTCGACGAGGGCGGATTCCAGGAGGGCACTCGCCAGGCGGCAGTCACCATGATCGAGGCAGTGCGCCAAGCGGACTGGCCCTGCATCCGGAGTTGCTGCACGGAGCGGGGATCGGCCGACATCTACGGCATGTCGCAGATGAGGAGTCCCTACTGGAGCTTGGTTCGCTTCCAAAGGGAGCACCTGCGCCATGCTCTTCCCCTGCGAGTGGTACGTCGCTGGATCGATGGTCGCTATTACGTGCTGGTGGACATGCTCTTTGTCGGCCTGCGCAACCTCCTGGATCTCGGCAccgagcaggagaaggagcaaaTGCTCCAGCGCATTCAGAGTGTTCTAGTGGATTCCCGGATCGACGATCAGTTCGATGCGAACAACTGCCGCCTGGCAATCGCCGAACTAGTGCTCACCTTCTCCAAGGAACTGGGCCACACCCAGTTGGATGCCCCGGATCCGCGGGATGTCGAGGGTGAGGATCAGGAGAGCGGCTGGCTGGTGGACTCCTACAAGGTGCACCGCTTCAAGCTGATCAGCTTCAGTCCCAAAACACTGAACCTTCGCGTTATTGACTTTCTGAAACCGGTTCAGCCGAAGTAA